A window of Hydrogenothermus marinus contains these coding sequences:
- a CDS encoding glycosyltransferase family 4 protein, whose protein sequence is MLKVLDITHFYSKKSGGIKTYLLEKSKYLFKKGINHSLIVPDKEDYIKNINNAKYYFVKSPPLPFSKYYRLLLNKAKIFEIIEKEEPDIVEVGSPYFLPSWINEKKDFFGYRTVGFFHSNIEGSLSSILKLKQLKKSSSLISEKIIKKEYSDFDIVITPSKYIENYINKIGIENTTTVYLGVDRTTFFYRKKETTLRAKYNIPKDKIILIYVGRLTQDKDILELADIYNNLDHNKYHLIIVGSGNKKKKLFKKIKFNFTYFGYLQNKKQLAQILSLSDIYITTSKIETFGLSVVEAQACGLPVIAYKLGSLPEVVYKKELLVDSKDEFIKMIENASKYYITENIRKEISIFTRNYFSWEKTFNKLLEIYNQLLINVKI, encoded by the coding sequence TTGCTTAAAGTTTTAGATATTACTCATTTTTATAGTAAAAAAAGTGGAGGGATAAAAACATATCTATTAGAAAAATCTAAATACCTCTTTAAAAAAGGAATAAATCATTCTTTGATTGTTCCTGATAAAGAGGATTATATAAAAAACATAAATAATGCAAAATATTATTTTGTAAAATCACCACCTCTTCCTTTTTCTAAATACTATAGGTTATTATTAAACAAAGCTAAAATATTTGAAATAATTGAAAAAGAAGAACCAGATATTGTAGAAGTAGGTTCTCCTTATTTTTTACCATCATGGATAAATGAGAAAAAAGATTTTTTTGGTTATAGGACTGTAGGATTTTTCCATTCAAATATTGAAGGAAGTTTATCTTCAATACTAAAACTAAAGCAATTAAAGAAATCATCTAGTTTAATTTCTGAAAAAATAATAAAAAAAGAATATAGTGATTTTGATATTGTTATTACTCCTTCTAAGTATATAGAAAATTATATAAATAAAATTGGTATAGAAAATACAACTACAGTTTATTTAGGAGTAGATAGAACTACTTTCTTTTATAGAAAAAAAGAAACTACATTAAGGGCTAAATATAATATTCCAAAAGATAAAATCATATTAATTTATGTAGGAAGATTGACTCAAGATAAAGATATTTTAGAACTTGCTGATATTTATAACAATTTAGATCATAATAAATACCACTTAATAATAGTAGGATCAGGAAATAAAAAAAAGAAATTATTTAAAAAGATAAAGTTTAATTTTACATATTTTGGATATTTACAAAATAAAAAACAACTTGCACAGATTTTATCTTTATCTGATATATATATAACAACTTCAAAAATAGAAACTTTTGGTTTAAGTGTTGTAGAAGCTCAAGCTTGTGGTCTTCCTGTTATAGCTTATAAATTAGGTTCTTTACCTGAAGTAGTTTATAAAAAAGAGCTTTTAGTAGATTCAAAAGATGAGTTTATAAAAATGATTGAAAATGCGTCTAAATATTACATTACTGAAAATATTAGAAAAGAAATATCAATCTTTACAAGAAATTATTTTTCATGGGAAAAAACTTTTAATAAATTACTTGAAATTTACAATCAATTATTAATTAATGTTAAAATATAA
- a CDS encoding dUTP diphosphatase gives MFKKELIDMFSLQDNLNKKINENWKKERTKEDFTRAIWLECAELVDSLPWKWWKKQEADMDNVKIEVVDIWHFILSYILLDFDNIEEIVETEYIKHFQKGYDEDFQNLDIKGEYINHYLGETDNNKKIIFLAERVAEGFLKDNPYEGLFFFGLLVKNSLSFKELYLLYIGKNILNHIRQETGYKDGNYQKMINGIEDNKYLFDIVKQVENKEDLEKKIRDTFESLAKS, from the coding sequence ATGTTTAAAAAAGAACTTATAGATATGTTTTCATTACAAGATAATCTAAATAAAAAGATAAATGAAAACTGGAAAAAAGAAAGAACAAAAGAAGATTTTACAAGAGCTATCTGGTTAGAATGTGCAGAGCTTGTAGATAGTCTTCCTTGGAAGTGGTGGAAAAAACAAGAAGCAGATATGGATAATGTAAAAATAGAAGTAGTGGATATATGGCATTTTATATTATCTTATATATTACTTGATTTTGATAATATTGAAGAAATAGTTGAAACTGAATATATAAAACATTTCCAAAAAGGATATGATGAAGATTTTCAAAACTTAGATATAAAGGGAGAATATATAAATCATTATCTTGGAGAAACAGATAATAATAAAAAAATAATATTTTTAGCAGAAAGAGTAGCAGAAGGTTTTTTAAAGGATAATCCTTATGAAGGGTTATTTTTCTTTGGTCTTCTTGTTAAAAATAGTTTATCTTTTAAAGAATTGTATTTACTTTACATAGGTAAAAATATTCTTAATCATATTAGACAAGAAACAGGGTATAAAGATGGTAATTATCAAAAGATGATTAATGGTATAGAAGATAATAAATATTTATTTGATATTGTTAAACAAGTAGAAAATAAAGAAGACCTTGAGAAAAAAATAAGAGATACTTTTGAAAGTTTAGCAAAAAGCTAA
- a CDS encoding glycosyltransferase, with the protein MIKVDLHLHSIASNKPAGYFSEKIGINESYTDPIDLYNTLKERGMTLFTITDHDSIDGCLEIAHLPNTFISEEITTYFPEDNCKVHVIAIDINEKIHQDIQHVRHNIYELVDYLQENNITHILAHPLYDMDGKLKPEHIEKFLLLFDNWEVLNGTRSHLSSKLTVNLARRYSKEDILKLADKYGFYKRKRDFISFSGGSDDHGGLDLGLGYTYVEEGETVEDLKKALEKGNTIPQGLHGSPKRLAHMVMKIAYEGSKRKYNIGDLKNLGDEIFSKGLEKKKSYSFLDSLIGINPVEDFIRSVIGENYEEVKKDPHKRIYSFIDSLFPYIVKNLKSMKKFDLQKFSQNLGMGILSFIPISFYIGTYWQRANEKNKSKEIYNKLTNEYYNEGKVACFTDTLFEINGVARTYQNIMEIAKKENLNLNFITSYDSNIDDPFIKNFKPLISFPIPEYKELNINIPNFLEVLDYVEKENFDVIYSATPGVVGLYGFVISKILGIPFVTTHHTDFPEYVKKYTNDHFSYMYSWKLLSLFYNNADKVLSPSNYNKKKLIEKGVEPSKILVFKRGVDLNIFNPEKKDEMFWKKYDPTYNGEKIILYAGRVAKEKDLDVFVNIAKEFEDNKDVKFAIVGDGPYRKEIEGKAKNIIFTGFFDKEELAIAYASSYLFVFPSTTETFGNVVLEALACGLPVLVSDKGAACENVIQGINGFIVKDNNIKEYINLINNLLTNKYLYMNLRKNAINLSKNLDYEKLLMEMIDKFSLGLIKKREMVFA; encoded by the coding sequence ATGATAAAAGTAGATCTACATCTTCATTCAATAGCATCAAATAAACCTGCTGGTTATTTTTCAGAAAAAATAGGAATAAATGAGAGTTATACAGATCCTATAGATTTATACAATACTTTAAAAGAAAGAGGAATGACTCTTTTTACTATTACAGATCATGATTCTATAGATGGTTGTTTAGAGATAGCTCATCTTCCTAATACATTTATAAGTGAAGAAATTACAACATATTTCCCTGAAGATAATTGCAAAGTCCATGTCATTGCTATTGATATAAATGAAAAAATACATCAAGATATTCAACATGTAAGACATAATATATATGAACTTGTAGATTATTTACAAGAAAACAATATTACTCATATTCTTGCTCATCCATTGTATGATATGGATGGAAAATTAAAACCGGAACATATTGAAAAATTTTTACTTCTTTTTGATAATTGGGAAGTTTTAAATGGAACAAGATCTCATTTATCATCTAAATTAACAGTAAATTTAGCAAGAAGATATTCTAAAGAAGATATATTAAAACTTGCTGATAAATATGGATTTTATAAAAGGAAAAGAGATTTTATATCTTTTTCTGGTGGTTCTGATGATCATGGTGGACTTGATTTAGGTCTTGGTTATACATATGTAGAAGAAGGGGAAACTGTTGAAGATTTAAAAAAAGCTTTAGAAAAAGGAAATACAATTCCTCAAGGATTACATGGTTCTCCAAAAAGACTTGCACATATGGTAATGAAAATAGCATATGAAGGAAGCAAAAGAAAATATAATATTGGGGATTTAAAAAACTTAGGAGATGAAATATTTTCTAAAGGATTAGAAAAAAAGAAATCTTACTCATTTTTAGATTCTTTAATAGGTATTAATCCTGTAGAAGATTTTATAAGATCTGTAATTGGTGAGAATTATGAAGAAGTGAAAAAAGATCCTCACAAAAGAATTTATAGTTTTATAGATAGTTTATTTCCTTATATAGTAAAAAATTTAAAAAGTATGAAAAAATTTGATTTACAAAAATTCTCACAAAATCTTGGAATGGGTATTTTATCTTTTATACCTATTTCTTTCTATATTGGAACTTATTGGCAAAGAGCTAATGAAAAAAATAAATCTAAAGAAATTTATAACAAACTAACTAATGAATATTATAATGAAGGAAAGGTTGCATGTTTTACAGATACATTATTTGAAATAAATGGAGTTGCAAGAACATATCAAAATATAATGGAAATTGCAAAAAAAGAAAATCTAAATCTAAACTTTATAACAAGTTATGATTCTAATATAGATGATCCTTTTATAAAAAATTTTAAACCTCTTATATCATTTCCTATCCCAGAATATAAAGAGCTAAACATAAATATTCCTAACTTTTTAGAAGTTCTTGATTATGTAGAAAAAGAGAATTTTGATGTTATATATAGTGCTACTCCTGGGGTAGTAGGATTATATGGATTTGTAATATCAAAAATACTTGGAATTCCTTTTGTAACTACTCATCATACTGATTTTCCAGAGTATGTAAAAAAATATACAAATGATCATTTTTCTTATATGTATTCATGGAAACTTTTATCTTTATTCTACAATAATGCAGATAAAGTGCTTTCTCCATCAAACTATAATAAGAAAAAATTAATAGAGAAAGGAGTTGAACCTTCTAAAATTTTAGTATTTAAAAGAGGTGTAGATCTAAATATATTTAACCCTGAAAAAAAAGATGAGATGTTCTGGAAGAAATATGATCCTACTTATAATGGAGAAAAAATTATTTTATATGCAGGTAGAGTAGCGAAAGAGAAGGATTTAGATGTTTTTGTAAATATAGCTAAAGAGTTTGAGGATAATAAAGATGTGAAATTTGCTATTGTAGGAGATGGTCCTTATAGAAAAGAGATAGAAGGAAAAGCAAAAAATATAATATTTACAGGATTTTTTGATAAAGAGGAACTTGCTATAGCTTATGCATCCTCTTATTTATTTGTATTTCCAAGTACTACAGAAACATTCGGAAATGTAGTTTTAGAAGCTTTAGCTTGTGGGCTTCCTGTTTTAGTTTCAGATAAAGGTGCAGCTTGTGAAAATGTTATTCAAGGAATAAATGGATTTATAGTAAAAGATAATAATATAAAAGAGTATATTAACTTAATTAACAACTTATTAACTAATAAATATTTATATATGAATCTTAGAAAAAATGCTATAAATCTATCTAAGAACTTAGATTATGAAAAACTTCTTATGGAAATGATAGATAAATTTTCTTTAGGACTTATAAAGAAAAGGGAGATGGTTTTTGCTTAA
- a CDS encoding iron-sulfur cluster assembly scaffold protein, with protein sequence MKVSEYHKKGLNNFVETIPSGYKLVGEAKEGIHKVSCFIKEKDGKIEDAKFNSSKRCKKLMAIADLVCEKLKGQPVDKIIINDEEILESFKEEKEKEKMQNRLNIVKKAVGV encoded by the coding sequence ATGAAAGTTTCTGAATATCATAAAAAAGGTTTAAATAATTTTGTTGAAACTATTCCTTCTGGTTATAAACTCGTAGGAGAAGCAAAAGAAGGGATTCATAAAGTTTCATGTTTTATCAAAGAAAAAGATGGAAAAATAGAAGATGCAAAATTTAATTCATCAAAAAGATGTAAAAAATTAATGGCTATTGCAGATTTAGTATGTGAAAAACTAAAAGGACAACCAGTAGATAAAATAATAATTAATGATGAAGAAATTTTAGAATCTTTTAAAGAAGAAAAGGAAAAAGAAAAGATGCAAAACAGATTAAATATTGTAAAAAAAGCCGTAGGAGTATAA